The following coding sequences are from one Microbulbifer sp. TB1203 window:
- a CDS encoding DTW domain-containing protein — translation MLFGLALSFLELAAGSTRDQKQLVVIDASWRKSKRILRLHPALQQLPRVSLEGDLHSNYQIRHSSLAQQSVDIRKHCGGHGETAVGRDFLGMLQSFAKMISSTGAYSGELRPSGHCLPSAMDRSVSGSCF, via the coding sequence ATCCTGTTCGGCCTTGCTCTATCTTTCCTTGAGCTGGCTGCCGGCAGTACCCGAGACCAGAAGCAGCTGGTGGTGATTGACGCTAGTTGGCGCAAGTCCAAGAGAATACTGCGCCTTCACCCGGCGTTGCAGCAGTTGCCCCGGGTCAGCCTTGAGGGAGACCTGCACTCCAACTACCAGATTCGTCACTCCTCTCTCGCCCAACAGTCTGTCGACATTCGAAAGCATTGTGGTGGCCATGGAGAAACTGCAGTGGGGCGGGATTTTCTGGGGATGCTGCAGTCGTTTGCAAAGATGATCAGCTCGACTGGGGCATATTCAGGGGAGTTAAGGCCGTCCGGCCACTGCTTGCCATCGGCCATGGACAGGTCGGTCAGCGGCAGCTGCTTCTAG
- a CDS encoding GNAT family N-acetyltransferase, whose protein sequence is MTENQDSPAHSFSAQWLSEAEIPLANKFYRTHKFRGKARRHDPCMVIRDEQKQIIACGCLRQSAECQLLAGVAVVPDYQGQGVARQLLNSMAEAFDERTFTFPIRIWCHFTGLWDL, encoded by the coding sequence ATGACTGAAAATCAGGATTCCCCGGCTCACTCTTTTTCGGCGCAGTGGCTCTCTGAAGCAGAGATACCCCTGGCCAACAAATTTTACCGCACGCATAAATTCCGCGGCAAAGCGCGGCGGCATGATCCCTGTATGGTGATCAGGGACGAGCAGAAGCAGATTATTGCCTGCGGGTGCCTGAGGCAGTCAGCGGAGTGTCAATTGCTGGCGGGGGTTGCGGTTGTGCCGGACTACCAGGGTCAGGGTGTTGCCCGACAACTGCTGAACAGCATGGCAGAAGCTTTTGACGAGCGGACCTTTACTTTCCCTATTCGCATCTGGTGCCATTTTACCGGTCTTTGGGATTTGTAG
- a CDS encoding S8 family peptidase — MAERKPHILLSGFVQNEDFQSRRTGRGAQVPLQNRASHGQELTQQYAAIQSGYDSQREVAPEPITEDIGIYVEIIGIPDYPLALDSLDGRDFKLRSCRKVDDRDVAVVFVPESRRNVFQKKLDQYLDPQKDSKGGEPRNHKLIDSISEVRLADLHSFWTDDVSLFPEDEQQVVWWELWLKRRPEDEDSIGIAHQLAQRIEARLGNTSLSFFDSVVVLIRASANQLKSAPELISNLQELRRAKETPTVLVESSPKEQQEWVADLNERVQIDEKVSTAVTILDAGVNYNHPLLKLVCSDDQAACWEPDWPHFDTYGALEFNDHGSRLAGLAVFGDLHLAVVSKETIELNHCIESARILPPTGNNEPELYGDITVGTASKLEIGAPDINRIFSLSVTAEPDSLGGLPSSWSSELDQFSSGFEDGKQRLFVISAGNNRSIAAALDYWEQVQLAEIEDPAQSWNALTIGAYTELTTNDDPSFAEWSPLAVAGDIAPASRSSVNWDWRKFAPFKPELVAEGGNRLLSPDKTEVTDADTVSLLTTSGRSSVQLFEVSADTSAACAQVSGHAAILMAEYPEFWPESIRALLVHSAEWTPRMWERFGLLNKSHSPKVAKESMLRTFGFGVPNLERARYSANHMLTLIAQGELQPFVKESSASASADPKLNEMRLHELPWPIEALQQLPPELEVQFRVTLSYFVEPNPGRRGYRSRYTYPSHGLRFDVIRPGQSLENFRASINKVANETMEGYTGPEGDNDGWRLGPTLRSRGSLHSDTWIGSAADLADMHTIAVYPVGGWWKYRTALDRWKNEVRYSLVVSIDTPDESIDIYTTVETLVEASVAVTV, encoded by the coding sequence ATGGCGGAACGGAAACCCCATATTTTATTGAGCGGATTTGTTCAGAACGAAGACTTTCAATCTCGCCGAACGGGGCGTGGTGCACAGGTTCCTCTCCAAAACCGAGCCTCTCACGGTCAAGAATTGACTCAGCAGTATGCCGCGATCCAGAGCGGCTACGACAGCCAGCGAGAGGTAGCCCCTGAACCAATCACTGAAGATATCGGAATTTATGTCGAGATCATCGGCATACCAGATTACCCATTGGCGCTGGATAGCTTGGATGGCCGCGATTTTAAACTCAGGTCTTGCCGAAAAGTTGATGATCGAGATGTGGCTGTCGTCTTTGTTCCGGAAAGCCGCAGAAATGTATTCCAGAAAAAGCTGGATCAATACCTAGATCCACAGAAGGACAGCAAGGGCGGAGAGCCCAGAAACCATAAGTTGATTGACAGCATATCTGAAGTCAGGCTCGCTGATCTCCATTCATTCTGGACCGATGATGTTTCGCTATTTCCGGAAGATGAGCAGCAAGTGGTTTGGTGGGAGCTTTGGCTGAAGAGGCGGCCTGAAGACGAGGATTCTATCGGTATCGCGCATCAGTTGGCGCAACGCATTGAGGCTCGCTTAGGCAATACCTCTCTTAGCTTTTTTGACAGCGTGGTAGTGCTCATCCGGGCATCAGCAAATCAGCTGAAATCTGCCCCGGAATTGATCTCGAACCTGCAAGAATTAAGGCGCGCAAAAGAGACTCCAACTGTACTGGTTGAGTCTTCACCAAAAGAGCAGCAGGAATGGGTGGCTGACCTCAATGAGCGCGTTCAAATCGACGAAAAGGTATCCACGGCGGTAACCATCCTTGATGCTGGGGTTAACTACAATCACCCATTACTGAAGCTGGTTTGCTCTGATGATCAAGCAGCATGTTGGGAACCTGATTGGCCACACTTCGATACTTATGGTGCGCTCGAATTTAATGATCACGGGTCCAGGCTGGCGGGACTTGCGGTATTTGGAGATTTACACTTAGCGGTGGTAAGTAAAGAGACTATCGAGCTAAATCATTGCATCGAGTCTGCCCGAATTCTGCCGCCAACCGGTAATAACGAGCCGGAGCTGTATGGGGATATTACTGTGGGCACAGCCTCAAAGCTGGAAATTGGCGCCCCAGATATCAATCGTATCTTTTCTCTGTCGGTAACCGCAGAGCCTGATTCCCTAGGGGGTCTACCATCCTCCTGGTCCTCGGAGCTAGACCAATTTTCTTCGGGGTTTGAGGATGGAAAGCAGAGATTGTTCGTAATTTCAGCCGGCAATAACCGTTCTATAGCTGCGGCTCTCGACTACTGGGAGCAAGTTCAGTTGGCTGAGATAGAGGACCCGGCACAATCCTGGAATGCATTAACGATAGGCGCTTATACAGAGCTCACTACGAATGATGACCCGAGTTTCGCAGAGTGGTCTCCGCTAGCGGTTGCCGGCGATATAGCGCCCGCTTCACGCTCATCGGTTAATTGGGATTGGAGGAAGTTTGCTCCTTTTAAACCAGAATTGGTCGCAGAGGGTGGAAATCGGCTGCTCTCGCCTGACAAAACTGAAGTTACTGACGCTGACACCGTCTCTTTACTGACGACGTCCGGCCGAAGCAGTGTGCAGTTGTTCGAAGTGTCTGCAGATACAAGTGCAGCCTGTGCTCAGGTATCGGGACATGCCGCTATTTTGATGGCTGAGTATCCAGAGTTTTGGCCGGAATCCATCCGCGCATTACTTGTCCATTCGGCCGAATGGACTCCCAGAATGTGGGAGCGATTCGGGCTGCTGAATAAAAGCCATAGTCCGAAAGTCGCGAAAGAGAGTATGCTGCGAACATTTGGATTTGGTGTGCCCAATCTGGAGCGGGCGCGGTACAGCGCGAATCATATGCTCACACTGATTGCACAAGGTGAATTGCAACCATTTGTAAAAGAGAGCAGTGCGTCGGCTTCAGCGGATCCGAAGCTGAACGAGATGAGGTTGCATGAATTGCCGTGGCCAATCGAGGCGCTACAACAGTTACCTCCTGAGCTCGAAGTACAGTTTCGTGTGACTCTGTCGTATTTTGTAGAGCCGAACCCGGGACGCCGAGGTTATAGAAGCCGGTATACCTACCCATCTCATGGGTTGCGATTCGACGTCATTCGTCCCGGTCAATCGCTTGAAAATTTCCGCGCTTCAATCAACAAAGTAGCAAACGAAACGATGGAGGGTTATACCGGTCCTGAGGGCGACAACGACGGGTGGCGTTTAGGTCCTACATTGCGTTCGCGAGGCTCATTGCATTCTGATACCTGGATTGGCTCCGCAGCGGACCTTGCAGATATGCACACGATTGCCGTTTACCCGGTCGGTGGCTGGTGGAAGTACCGCACGGCACTGGATCGCTGGAAGAATGAGGTGCGTTATAGTCTCGTTGTCAGTATTGATACCCCTGATGAAAGCATCGATATTTATACGACAGTTGAGACTCTAGTGGAGGCTTCAGTAGCAGTGACAGTTTAA
- a CDS encoding ATP-binding protein produces the protein MATAEQIKALLKSHADHDDQRFYSIALQVAAKEARQGHHKLARDIKSLIEKSQREKKEANLSSVKPTPLVQQPKGDLKGLLELTHPSVRSGELVLSPEVKDRLNQVLLEQRQKDRLAKFGLLPRRKLLFTGPPGTGKTMSAAVLATELRLPMYTIVLDNLITRFMGETAAKLRLIFDHIRQARAVYLFDEFDAIGTQRGAQNDVGEIRRVLNSFLLFVEQDASESVIVAATNHPELLDKALYRRFDDIIPFEKPGEEQVRKIIENRLNLFDTESMKWSEISSAAVGLSSAEVARACEDAAKDAVLHHDAQINTALLLKAIKRRQSGNI, from the coding sequence ATGGCTACGGCAGAGCAGATAAAGGCACTATTGAAGAGTCACGCTGATCATGATGACCAGCGATTCTATTCTATTGCCTTGCAGGTGGCAGCAAAGGAGGCTAGACAGGGGCATCATAAACTGGCTCGCGATATAAAATCTCTGATTGAGAAATCCCAGCGCGAAAAGAAGGAAGCGAATCTCTCTTCTGTCAAACCGACTCCATTGGTACAACAGCCCAAAGGTGACCTGAAAGGACTACTTGAACTCACACACCCTTCAGTTAGAAGTGGTGAACTGGTCCTTTCGCCCGAGGTCAAGGACCGGCTCAATCAAGTCTTGCTTGAACAGCGTCAAAAGGATCGACTAGCTAAGTTTGGGCTCCTACCCCGGCGTAAACTTCTGTTTACCGGCCCTCCTGGAACAGGAAAGACGATGTCCGCTGCCGTCTTGGCGACAGAACTGCGACTACCGATGTATACCATCGTATTGGATAACTTGATCACCCGTTTTATGGGCGAAACTGCGGCGAAGCTTAGATTGATCTTTGATCATATCCGCCAGGCTCGTGCCGTTTACTTGTTTGATGAATTTGATGCGATTGGTACACAACGGGGAGCACAGAACGACGTCGGCGAAATCCGCCGAGTATTGAACTCTTTTTTGCTGTTTGTAGAGCAGGATGCGTCGGAAAGCGTAATCGTAGCTGCAACCAATCACCCTGAATTACTTGATAAGGCACTTTATCGTCGGTTCGATGACATCATTCCGTTTGAAAAGCCGGGTGAAGAGCAAGTCAGGAAAATTATTGAAAACCGGCTCAATCTATTTGATACAGAGTCAATGAAATGGTCTGAGATTTCTTCGGCTGCTGTCGGGCTGAGCTCGGCAGAGGTCGCGAGAGCATGTGAAGATGCCGCCAAAGATGCGGTGCTTCACCACGATGCCCAAATTAATACGGCATTGCTGCTAAAAGCGATAAAACGTCGACAATCTGGAAATATATAA